Within the Pseudoalteromonas ulvae UL12 genome, the region TTAGTGCGTTTGTTGACCAAGCACCCTATGAAGAATTAATCGCAACCGCTCCTTCTTCTCGCGTGCAACAAGTGCTCAATGTATTGCCGCACTACAACAAAAAATCAAACATAGATAAACATGTTCGTCATTGAACAATTCTTTTAAACTAGTCGTATACGTCTACTCTCACTTGCAAGGACACCAGAATGGAAAACCAATTTATCAAATCAAAAGCGGCCATCGCTTGGGGGCCAAATCAACCACTTTCAATCGAAGAAGTCGATGTGATGCTCCCCAAAGCTGGCGAAGTATTAGTAAAAATTATCGCATCGGGTGTGTGTCATACTGATGCATTTACCTTATCAGGCCAAGATCCTGAAGGTGTTTTCCCTGCCATTATGGGCCATGAAGGTGCTGGAGTTGTTCAAGCGATTGGTGAAGGTGTTACATCTGTTGCTATTGGCGATCATGTGATCCCTTTATACACACCCGAATGTGGTGAGTGTAAATTCTGCACATCGGGCAAAACTAACTTATGCCAAAAAATTCGCACCACTCAAGGGCAAGGATTAATGCCCGATGGCACAACTCGTTTTTACAAAGATGGCCAACCTATTTATCACTATATGGGTACTTCGACATTTTCTGAGTACACAGTATTACCTGAAATTTCATTGGCCAAAGTCAATAAAGAAGCGCCGCTTGAAGAAATTTGTCTGCTTGGCTGTGGTGTGACCACAGGCATGGGCGCAGTGATGAATACAGCAAAAGTACAAGCTGGCGACACTGTGGCTATTTTTGGTCTTGGTGGCATTGGGCTCTCTGCCATTATCGGAGCGCAAATGGCTGGCGCAAAACGGATTATTGGTGTGGATATCAACACCAGCAAGTTTGAGCTCGCGACTAAACTTGGCGCAACTGAGTGCATCAACCCACAAGATTTTGATAAACCAATTCAAGAAGTCATTGTCGAGATGACTGATGGTGGTGTCGACTTTTCGTTTGAATGTATTGGCAATGTTGATGTTATGCGTTCAGCCCTAGAGTGTTGTCACAAAGGTTGGGGTGAATCAATCATTATTGGTGTGGCCGGGGCCGGCCAAGAGATTTCAACTCGCCCTTTCCAACTTGTGACCGGTCGAGTATGGCGTGGCAGCGCGTTTGGCGGCGTTAAAGGGCGCTCAGAATTACCTGAGATTGTCGAACGTTATATGGCTGGTGAATTTAAGCTTGATGATTTTATTACTCATACTATGGCACTTGATGAGATCAACTCAGCATTCGATTTAATGCACAGCGGTGAAAGTATCCGCTCTGTCATTCATTTTGATAAATAACCCTCTTAATGTTCAGCATCTTATAAAGATGCTGAAAAAGGTATGTTATGACCATACAATTAATCAGTGAAAATAAAGTTGCTGGCGGCCTTCATCAGCAATTTGAATTTGATTCAGTGGCATTAAAAAGTACAACTCGCTTTGCTATTTTTTTGCCGCCTCAGGCGATACAAGGTCAATCGGTGCCCGTTATTTACTGGCTATCTGGCTTAACTTGTAGCGATGAGAATTTTATGC harbors:
- a CDS encoding S-(hydroxymethyl)glutathione dehydrogenase/class III alcohol dehydrogenase; amino-acid sequence: MENQFIKSKAAIAWGPNQPLSIEEVDVMLPKAGEVLVKIIASGVCHTDAFTLSGQDPEGVFPAIMGHEGAGVVQAIGEGVTSVAIGDHVIPLYTPECGECKFCTSGKTNLCQKIRTTQGQGLMPDGTTRFYKDGQPIYHYMGTSTFSEYTVLPEISLAKVNKEAPLEEICLLGCGVTTGMGAVMNTAKVQAGDTVAIFGLGGIGLSAIIGAQMAGAKRIIGVDINTSKFELATKLGATECINPQDFDKPIQEVIVEMTDGGVDFSFECIGNVDVMRSALECCHKGWGESIIIGVAGAGQEISTRPFQLVTGRVWRGSAFGGVKGRSELPEIVERYMAGEFKLDDFITHTMALDEINSAFDLMHSGESIRSVIHFDK